In the Theobroma cacao cultivar B97-61/B2 chromosome 1, Criollo_cocoa_genome_V2, whole genome shotgun sequence genome, one interval contains:
- the LOC18610864 gene encoding thioredoxin domain-containing protein PLP3B, whose product MDPNSVKSTLSNLAFGNVMAAAARDYQKELLAQEKAQSSTSVNQEVDLDELMDDPELEKLHADRIAALKKEAEKREALKRQGHGEYREISEGDFLGEVTGTEKVICHFYHKEFYRCKIIDKHLKALALKHLDTKFIKLDAENAPFFVTKLAVQTLPCVIIFRKGIAVDRLVGFQDLGGKDDFGTRTLEVVLIKKGIISEKKSDEDDDDNNYDESRRKTVRSSMNHDSDSD is encoded by the exons ATGGATCCGAATTCAGTTAAATCGACTTTGTCTAATTTAGCATTTGGGAATGTAATGGCAGCAGCTGCTCGTGACTATCAGAAG GAGCTGCTTGCCCAAGAGAAGGCACAGTCATCAACTTCAGTTAACCAGGAGGTTGACCTTGATGAGCTGATGGAC GATCCCGAGCTGGAAAAATTGCATGCTGACAGGATTGCAGCTCTCAAG AAAGAAGCTGAAAAGCGAGAAGCACTAAAGAGGCAAGGGCACGGAGAGTACAGGGAGATTAGTGAAGGAGATTTCTTGGGTGAAGTCACTGGAACTGAGAAAGTGATTTGCCACTTCTACCATAAGGAGTTCTATCGATGCAA GATAATCGATAAGCACCTGAAGGCCCTTGCACTTAAGCATCTGGATACAAAGTTCATCAAGCTGGATGCTGAG AATGCACCTTTCTTTGTTACCAAACTTGCAGTCCAAACTTTGCCTTGTGTTATAATTTTCAG AAAAGGGATTGCAGTAGATAGGTTGGTTGGGTTTCAAGATCTTGGAGGGAAAGATGATTTTGGTACCAGAACACTTGAGGTTGTACTGATAAAGAAAG GTATAATTAGTGAGAAGAAAagtgatgaagatgatgatgataacaATTATGATGAGAGTAGGCGCAAAACAGTGCGATCTTCTATGAATCATGACTCTGATTCTGActga